The genomic region GAGAGAAGGAGACGAAGAGGCAAGGACTGGGGAATGGAGATTTGAAACGATTCGGGGTGTTTTTTGTAAATATCCATCCACCTCCGTTACCCCTGTCCGACGTGGCAACAGTCAACGGTAGGTCAGACTGGGTCGGGCAGGTTTTGGACGTGACTGAGACACTTACAATAGTTCGAGGACCCACATGTcgattttcatagttcgaggacctgGTTGACACCCCTCGAATAGTTTAGGGACCTACAGTGCACTTCACTCTTTCAGTTTCATGTGTTGCCTGCAATTGGAtcaggaaaaaaaaaagaaatgccaCTCTTTCAGCTTTTTTGTTGCCTGCAATTTCTATCTGATGATTAGTCTTCATTTTTAACTATGCACCAAAATTCCATTTCACTGCCCCTTAATTCTCAAGCTACCATAGAGGTCTATTGGTCTTCTTATCTACAAGGAGAAATgatgtttttaaaaattgcatgtTCCTCACCCAAAAGGGTGTTGGTTACTACTCGCCCAAATTGGTATTACTTATCAGTTTACTTATTTGACAGACTATGAATATACGTTATGATCCATTCTTTCTTCATTTTAGGTAAGATCATTTCAAAGGAATCTTTGAATCAGAGGGTCGCAAATCTGATGCACTGATTGCTGTCAAATGGGCTGGGGTAATTCTTTCCTGCAGATATGCTATGGATAAACATGTAACAGTCCATTGTTTTACTGATTATGTTGTCCTCGTTGCTTCACATCTCAGAATTGATGCGCTTTTGAGGTGCTCTTTCCTGTGGGGGTACAGTATACAATGGCCCGTATTGGCCATCTTTGGAGATGAAGGATAATTAGTGCAGCTCAGCAGCTCAAAGTCGTCCTCGACGCTACCGGCCAAAGATTGATGCGCTTTTGAGGTGCTCTCCATTCCATGGTGTGTTGCATCAAAGGAGAAGAGGTTCAGTCCTCAGTCGAAACCAATAGCTACTTAGCTAGCAGCAATCAACACATCTGCATGCAGACGCAGTGTACCACCTGAGCAGAATTAGGGGCCCGTTACAGATCAGAATCAGTTCCCAGGGGTGTTGCTGCCTGTCAGGATCTCTGAACTTCAGTTCCTGCACGTGTCGATTTCTTCAACTGACAGGATATTGTTTGGCCTTGTTGTAATCAAGCTCAGCCGTCGATCTTGCATCCAACCGTCTACACTGCTTGGTACAGATGATGTATTTGACGTCGATTTCAGAGCGAGCGCTCCTCACTAGCTCATGGGCCGCTGTAACGCTGTTTGAATTCCGACAAAGTGCACTGTTTAATTTATGCTTTTTTCGCTTGTCTTTTAATCTGTAATGGTTATAAGGCCATGGATTCGGGGCAGGTAGCTCCATCTCTCCCTTATGTGCCCCTGTAAGTGGCTTAGAACACTAgaaattactccctctgtaaactaatataaaagcgtttagatcactattttaatgatctaaacattcttatattagtttacggagggagtactatgtgtTAAAGAAATTGTACTTTCTAGTCGAAAACACCATTTCCAGTTCGTACCCTTTTTATTGCGAATTACTACCTTTGTTTTATAATATAAGACCTTTTTACAGTCAAATTGAATtgtaaaaacgtcttatattatgggacggagggagtagttcgtaCTAGTTCAGAGGAACTCTGAGCCTCACAATGGCCGACCAAACCATCGAGGCGTTCAGCGTGTGCACTTGTGTTTTCTAAGCTTTGTGCTATAGTCTTGCAACTTGTTATTTATTACCGAAATACAGAGTACATATATACATCCTTTGTGCATTTCATATTCCAGATGTGATGTTCCAAATATATGGATGTTGAATGTTTTCAAAATTTGAaaccctagatatgaattgctgcCAAAACACTAGATTTGTTGAAATGTTTGGTCGCCTGAAATACCGTTGACATCTGTTTTCtctgtccgaaaaagcttgtccctcatcCATCTAGTActaagttagtgctagatacattcatttgaagAATAAGCTTGACACAAGCTTATTCGGACGGATGGAGTATCACCCACTGATAGGCAGTTTCCAGTCACCCGTTGTACAGCCCGCCCGGACGGACGGCCCAAAGGAACCAGTGACGGGGCCGTTTACAGCCCATCACTTGTGTGGTTTAGGCACTACACTATCGGATTACAcacaactttaggcacaaaaatttgcAGCTTTCCCAGGTTGCACATTTTCTACAACTATGTTAAGCAAACTTTCACACAACAGTAGATTTAGCATTTTGTTTCGTTTGTTTGTTTTGTCAAGTGTTTTGTTTCATTTGTTTGTTttgtcaagcatttgaaaaataggAGAATATATTAGTCCGGCACCTAAAATAAAAGTTCCGCATCGGTCATTTTTCATCAGGACCGTCACATCTTCATCCAACGGCCCAAAACAGATCAACACAGTTCATCTTCTTCCCCTCTTTCTTCCACGCATGCCCCCAGCCTACCCCACGCACTGCGTGCCCTCAGCCATCCCTCTAAACCCCTCAAATCCACAGGAACCCTggcaacgccccccccccccccccccccccccaccacccttCCCCCAGTGAAGTTTCTTCCTCGCCTCCACCGGGGACACCGCAGCTCACTGCCGCTCGCAGTTGTCCCCGGCTCCGGCAAGGTCCTGGCTTGGCCTCGGCCACGGCGTGGTGGACACTCGTCCCCGCCTTTGGCCTCGTGCAAAGCAGAAATTTACCGACGCGAGAAAAAAATAATTCAGGCACATGAGATTTAGCAAAACCGCTGAAAAATAGCAAAATGTGAAACAATAAAACGTCCAACCAGTGAAGCCTACTTGGTCCTGCCCGAGGACTGCTCTACCAgctggaaaagaaaaggaaaagaggaAAAGCACcatcgccccctccctcctcccacccatctcaaacaaaacaagcaaagaaaACGTAGGCCCCGGCGGCAGGCTCCTCGGCCCACGCCTCTCCTCCCTCCCAAAACCGGCAAAACTCGTCAGGAAGAACACCGCCGCGGCGCATTACACGCACAGACAGCAAGCTGCCCCCCCTTTCCCCCCCACCAACGTGCCAAGCAAGAACCTCATCTTCCTCCCCCACCGCCCAAGAACCTGCAATCCAGGATACCAGAGGTgggtttctttctttcttcctttttttttttgAATCAGTTGGTAGATTTTTGAGTTCTTGATTCGTCCGCTCCGTGTAAAAGTTGTTGGCTTCCGTCAAGAATCTGGCGGAACCCTAGCCGCCTTCTTGGATCAAGTTTGAATTCTTAGGCTCTCACGAATGATTCGGCACTCCGCCCCTCCCAAACCGCTCCATTTGGCGTTCTTGATTTTTCCCACGCGGCAAGTTAATTATCGTCTTCCCCTCAAGAATCCGAACATTTTTTTCAGTTCTCAGCGGAACAGAGGAACCGGGGTTTCTGGCAATCTTTTCCGCCCATTCCGCAAGATAAGGTCGAATTGAGTTTCAGGACGGAAAGGAAAGGGTTTTTCCCAAGTCCCAACTTCTGTTTCCGCCGCCATAAAAGAACCCCCTTTTACAAGCCGCCATCTGATTTCTTGTTGCTATCAACTTTTTCTGTCAATCCTTGGTACTAAACCACTGCTGCTATGTGTCCAGACATGCCGCCGAGGGGGAGGAAGCACTGGTGCAAGCACTGCAAGAGGAGCTTCCCTTCCGGGGCCTCACTCGGAGGCCACATGGCGGTCCACAGGAGCCGGCGCAAGAAACAACCGAGCGGCGCCCCGAGCATCGCCGGCGAGAGGTACGGCCTCCGGGAGAGGTGCCAGAAGACGTCGTGGCTGCTggattccgcttccagtgacgacGATCGGTGGGCGTTGTTCCCCAAGACTGAATGCCAGTTGTGCTTCAGGTCCTTTGCCTCCCCTGATGCCCTGTCGATGCACATGAGGATGCACAAGCGCCGCAGGAAGATGGCTGTGGAGCACCAGGCATCGGTAGGCGATGGTGACCACAATGTTCCTCTCTCTGCTGCTCcggtgatgaagaggaagaggtcgaGGAGGATGGTTATGGACACTGTTCCTTCCACGGTGATGAAGTCATATGGGATGGAGGAGGTCGATGCCGCACGGATTCTTGTGTCGCTTTCAGGAGATAATGGCATGTGCTCAGCTTCTGTTGATTGTGGTGAAGGTGGTGTGATGGACGTCAACGCGGCATTGGCGTTCGACACGCTCATGACAGAGATGGGGCTGAGTTCTTCTGATCATCATGGAGATGACAGAGTTGGAGATAATGAGTTGATGGAGCCAGAGCCTTCTAGTAGCTCTTATGAGGAAGGGAAGTTTGTCAGCCTTTCAAAGGTGTTGAGGGCAACAGCTACCTATGAGTGCAAGCTTTGTGGACAGGTCTTCGCGTCTGGTCAGGGATTGGGAGGCCACAGAAAGCGTCACAGTTTTGCTGATCATGGTAGAGTTCCAACTGTTCCCAAATCTGAAGCGACTCAGCCTTGTGAAGAGCTGCTTCCACCGGATCGCCGGTTGCTTGCTCTCAGCATACCAGCTCCCAGCATATGGAACTGCAGCAGCACAAGACCAAAGCCTGAACCGAATCCACTGTTGGCCGCAAGCAGCCTTTGGGATGAACGAATGCTGGGCGTTATCTGAAAGTGGTTACAGTTTCTTCATAGATCTTGTAGCTAATCCACATTTTTTGCTAGCAGTCGATAGCCAAAGAGTATGATACCAGGAATGATCTCTGTAGTCTGTACAATCGTTATCGACAACTCTGTCTTTTGGATTTGGCAGTGTTCTTACATGTTGCACTGCCTTTTTAGGTTCCCAAACATTGAAATGTACCCATTAACAAGCAGGGCATTAGTTCTAGATTGGCTATTCCCTATTAGAGAGCAGTGTCGTCCAGGTTGCAGCAATtcaatttcatttttattttttgtccCCTAGACTCTGTACAATCGTTATCGACAACTCTGTCTTTTGGATTTGGCAGTGTTCTTACATGTTGCACTGCCTTTTTAGGTTCCCAAACATTGAAATGTACCCATTAACAAGCAGGGCATTAGTTCTAAATTGGCTATTCCCTATTAGAGAGCAGTGTCGTCCAGGTTGCAGCAATtcaatttcatttttattttttgtccCCTAGACTCGGGCAACTTTTATGATCTCCAAATTTGTTCAGCTCATTGTAATTTCCTACTTTTGCTTTGGCTCGGCCTGATATGGCTTCCAAATTGGTTCACCTGATCGTGTTTCAAAGCAGCTTATCGCTCCGTTTTAGCTTTGATCAGTATGTAGTATCATATGTGGCTGTGAAGATTCAGTGCTTCAGTTTCCTGGTATTCAGAATGTGTTTTGATCTTTCTTGTGTGTTCTCTTCATGTCAGACTGATAGTTTCCACAGGACTGAAACCAAATTGCAGAAATTTCATGCATGCATTGTTGCAGATAAAACCAGTTCATGCAATCAATGATTTGTAGTCTGCTCTTTATACCAGTCAGCACCTTTCTGTTCAAATGATTTGTAGTCTGTTCCTTATATCCAGCAGCGCCTTTCTGATGAACAAATATGGTCAATGGATCATGCAGATAATGCTTTCCGATATCGTATCAGCATTAGAGCAGTCTCATGTTTCAAAGTGGCCTACCTAAGCCCTTGATATATATATTTTTTCTGATGAAGGCTCCTATTTCTTCAACTCTGGAGGTCATTAGGTGTTGTCCAGATGTTGAGAGAGCGAATGTAGTCGATTCAGTTGCTCCAGTAGTTGTGGTTGTGTGCAAAAAGTATGGCTTTGTTTTACGAGTGCTCCAAAGGTTAGGGTTCTGTGAGAGTTGCTTTCCTTTCTTTAAATCCTGAAGAAAATCATAATATGGAAATTAAGGTGAACAGCATAATTTACTTTCTAACAGTGAGTGGCCCTGAGCAACAAAATATCAAGTGCTATCATCTTACAAGTTCTTCCCTGTCGAGGGACTCAGCGTAGCGCCTTCGAAAGGGCAGACGAACCTCAAAATCCAAGGAATTTCGAGACTAATTCTTCTCTATTGCGGTCTGGTATGTTTTTCCGGGCTGAGAACTTAAGAGCATACCATACGATATCAGAGAAATCAAAGCAAGCATTCGAGACTGCAGATTGTGCAATGACAGGTTCATGTCAAAAGCAACTTCTTCCAAACATAGGAATCAATACCATAATTTTTTTGACAGTAATGGCAAACAGCCGGTCCGTATATCAACATGTCACGTAAGCCATCAGATTAACAGTTTCACAAACATGGCCTGACAAGGATGAACAATTCCCAAAATACAACCTAACCAACTGGAGAAGGCCTTGATTGTGAACTATAATAATGACATACAAACATGGATGCTAAAACATCAGAATGTTTGTGGAGCACTGCATAACAAATGCCTCGAGCAATGTTCTTGTGAGCACGTAAAACAGGACGCCGAGGGTGATGGACACCGGTAGGGCGGGCAATGCCTTGCGGTAGAATGCCAGCAATAGCAGGGTGATGCCGAGCCCCGCAATGATGGCAAGGTAGCACGCGTAGACCGTCATGTAATCGTACATAGCCGCCCTCCCGACGAGCACGCTGTAGAATATGAAGTCCCCCAGCCCAAGCTTGATCGCCCCTGATGAGCCCAACCcgatgccatcttcatcatcgtcgtcgtcatcgtcactGGTTCTATCTGGCTGTGGCTGGATCAACGGTACCCTCAGTTCAGCAATATCCAGTCTAGTCTCCGGCAATGCAAGCGCCTCTCTGGCTTGTGCATTGGCAGAACCAGAGCTCAAATCTGGCACCGGTGACTCCCTGAGCCTTGAATTGCTAACAGCACCAGTCAAGTTCGTCTGCTCCCCGGCTTGGGCCGTCGAATTGGGTGAACTGCCACCTGAATTGAGAAGAGGATTTCTCCCCAGCACCTCACCAATCACCTCAACTGTGGAGCTGGGGTCCAAATCCCCGGCGGGCTGCCGCGCCCTCTCCCTCCAAAGCCGCCAATTCTGGCCGTGCCTGGGATCCACCGGCCTTGCCCCGTAGACCAGCGCCGGTATCTCCTCGTTCCTCTCAATGGCCAGCTCGAGAAGAACCCTCAGGGGGCCACCGGGGATGAGGACGGCGCCGAGGTCGTAGACGGCCATGGCGACGAGCAGCGCCCAGGTGGTCCACTCGGGGAGCAGCGTGAACCAGAAGGCGGTGAGCACGGCGATGGCGAGGAGCGCGGCCTGGTGGAGCGCGATGGGGACGGAGGCCGGCGAGATCGCGGCGACGGCGAGCGCCGCGGCTGCGTTGGGGAGGAGCAGCGCGCAGGAGACGACGTcgagcgggaggcggaggcgggagaggaggaggaggcacatcTGGCCGCCGAGGAGCAGGAGGACCCAGATCGCGGAGAGGCCGAGGTAGGCGCGGAGGCAAGGCGTGCAGCGGAAGTAGAAGAGCAGCGCCATGAGGAAGGTGGCGGCCGTGAcgaagacgacgaagacgacggcggtgaCGAGGGCGCTCGCGAGGTcgtcgcccccgcccccgccggggccgccggcggcggcgatggaggcggTGAGCGGGGACGGGGACGAAGGGGAGGAGAGCAGGGagacgaggaggacgacgatgagcATGCAGGCGGAGACCGGGCCGACGATGCGGGTGATGTCCTCGCCGAGAGTGTCGAGTATGGTGGCGGATGCTCCGCCGACGGggacggcggcggccgccgccgccgcgggggcTGGGGCTGGGCCCTCGTCCGCCATATCTTCTCGGTCGCGGCGATGGGATCGTTTGGGCCGTGGGGTTCGGCTGTTGTTGTCATAGGAGGAGGCCTTTTGGGAGTTTTGTCTCACTGCGCCGTGGGTCCTACCAGGGTCTCCTCGCCTCACTCCGAAAGACGACAAGTCCAGACTCGATGCGAAAGATAACAAATTCTGGATTTTATTTCAGCTGTCCTTGCAGGTCCTTTTTTTTTCTGGAAAGGATCAGATCTACG from Triticum aestivum cultivar Chinese Spring chromosome 4A, IWGSC CS RefSeq v2.1, whole genome shotgun sequence harbors:
- the LOC123082268 gene encoding zinc finger protein ZAT9; the encoded protein is MPPRGRKHWCKHCKRSFPSGASLGGHMAVHRSRRKKQPSGAPSIAGERYGLRERCQKTSWLLDSASSDDDRWALFPKTECQLCFRSFASPDALSMHMRMHKRRRKMAVEHQASVGDGDHNVPLSAAPVMKRKRSRRMVMDTVPSTVMKSYGMEEVDAARILVSLSGDNGMCSASVDCGEGGVMDVNAALAFDTLMTEMGLSSSDHHGDDRVGDNELMEPEPSSSSYEEGKFVSLSKVLRATATYECKLCGQVFASGQGLGGHRKRHSFADHGRVPTVPKSEATQPCEELLPPDRRLLALSIPAPSIWNCSSTRPKPEPNPLLAASSLWDERMLGVI
- the LOC123086863 gene encoding presenilin-like protein At2g29900, whose product is MADEGPAPAPAAAAAAAVPVGGASATILDTLGEDITRIVGPVSACMLIVVLLVSLLSSPSSPSPLTASIAAAGGPGGGGGDDLASALVTAVVFVVFVTAATFLMALLFYFRCTPCLRAYLGLSAIWVLLLLGGQMCLLLLSRLRLPLDVVSCALLLPNAAAALAVAAISPASVPIALHQAALLAIAVLTAFWFTLLPEWTTWALLVAMAVYDLGAVLIPGGPLRVLLELAIERNEEIPALVYGARPVDPRHGQNWRLWRERARQPAGDLDPSSTVEVIGEVLGRNPLLNSGGSSPNSTAQAGEQTNLTGAVSNSRLRESPVPDLSSGSANAQAREALALPETRLDIAELRVPLIQPQPDRTSDDDDDDDEDGIGLGSSGAIKLGLGDFIFYSVLVGRAAMYDYMTVYACYLAIIAGLGITLLLLAFYRKALPALPVSITLGVLFYVLTRTLLEAFVMQCSTNILMF